From a single Arachis hypogaea cultivar Tifrunner chromosome 3, arahy.Tifrunner.gnm2.J5K5, whole genome shotgun sequence genomic region:
- the LOC112734384 gene encoding calmodulin-binding transcription activator 3 isoform X19: protein MADVKCYVPPNQFSGSLFLFDRKVLRYFRKDGHNWRKKKDGKTVREAHERLKAGSVDVLHCYYAHGEENENFQRRTYWMLDEELSHIVLVHYREVKATKANFRGAAKENQESLPYAQIDKLPGSTEKEIFLSCSLHPHNYQVPSHTIDTTSMKSTQATEYEEAESALNNYASSEDYSFLETQHPVVEKIPDPYCPPQFINEQEKLCGTPGMNHIMLSQAGKIKDIHNVRLAYEPPQHLGFSMWEYILENNGRSQYMPLQPVLPEIQPDNMGINSNPSLMRSNFTTNITKVNGKENMVQVEGNWQVMNELYEFDPQRSLEQCLIHQDKPKVLMIDDPQEKLLDAKEKIETNRSLDGIDDTNLTLKKALLDGSLAEEGLKKLDSFNQWMSKELGDVEESKTPSTFSAYWGTVENENDVDNATIPSEVHLDTYALDPSISHDQLFTIIDFSPSWAFEGSETKILIYGQFLRSLQEAEQCKWSCMFGEVEVPANIIDNGVLSCYTPPHKTGRIPFYVTCSNRLACSEIREFDFRDIYTQEVNNAAEQRESISDNFSVRFEELLYMGHTLPQNFDPISVSEKSELRSKISSLLRKEEDDWDKLLKLTLEKDFSPQNVQEHLLQNLLKDKLLGWLLQKVIEDGKGPNVLDEGGQGVLHLAAALGYDWALQPTVIAGVNVNFCDVNGWTALHWAAFCGRELTVASLISLGAAPGVLTDPSPEHPSGRTPADLASANGHKGIAGYLAESSISVQLLSLDMNRDTRESSGSKVVYRVQHNTTEVNDDRLSYELSLKDSLAAVCNASQAAARIHEVYRVQSFQRKQLKEYDDKFGISDEDALSLITVKPHKVGQRNEPVHAAAIRIQNKFRSWKGRKEFLMIRQRIVKIQAHVRGHQVRKNCGKIIWSVGILEKVILRWRRKGSGLRGFKLEDVPEGTMVQDTQCKEDEYDFLKEGRKQTEERLQKALSRVKSMVQYPEARDQYHRLLNVVTEIQENQSIYQSSNFHSVKNISKRSAQAQH from the exons ATGGCTGACGTCAAGTGCTATGTTCCCCCTAATCAATTTA GTGGTTCACTTTTCCTGTTTGATCGGAAGGTGCTGAGATACTTTAGAAAGGATGGCCACAACTGGAGAAAGAAAAAGGATGGAAAAACAGTGAGGGAAGCTCATGAGAGACTTAAG GCTGGAAGTGTGGATGTGTTGCACTGCTATTATGCACAcggagaagaaaatgaaaattttcaaagacGCACATACTGGATGCTTGATga GGAACTCTCGCACATTGTTCTTGTCCATTATAGGGAAGTGAAG GCAACTAAGGCAAATTTTAGAGGTGCTGCCAAAGAAAATCAAGAATCTCTTCCTTATGCACAAATTGACAAACTACCAGGTTCCACAGAGAAGGAAATTTTTTTATCATGTAGTCTTCATCCACATAACTACCAGGTTCCATCACATACAATAGATACAAcaagcatgaagagcactcaagCAACAGAATATGAAGAAGCTGAGTCAG CATTGAATAATTATGCAAGTTCAGAAGACTACTCCTTCCTTGAGACACAACACCCAGTTGTTGAGAAGATTCCTGATCCTTATTGCCCGCCACAGTTCATAA ATGAACAAGAGAAGTTGTGTGGCACTCCTGGGATGAATCATATCATGCTCAGTCAAGCTGGCAAAATCAAAGACATTCATAATGTTAGATTGGCATATGAACCCCCACAACACCTTGGCTTTTCAATGTGGGAATATATCTTGGAAAATAATGGGAGAAGTCAATACATGCCTCTTCAACCCGTACTCCCTGAAATCCAACCTGATAACATGGGAATCAATAGCAATCCCTCTCTAATGAGGTCAAATTTCACCACCAATATTACCAAAGTGAATGGGAAAGAAAATATGGTACAAGTTGAAGGAAATTGGCAGGTAATGAATGAGTTATATGAATTTGATCCTCAAAGATCCTTGGAACAGTGTCTTATACATCAAGATAAACCAAAGGTTCTTATGATAGATGACCCTCAAGAAAAACTATTAGATGCAAAAGAGAAGATAGAAACCAATAGAAGCCTGGATGGAATAGATGATACAAATTTAACTCTAAAGAAGGCTCTGTTAGATGGATCCCTTGCAGAAGAGGGTCTGAAGAAGCTTGACAGTTTCAACCAATGGATGAGTAAAGAACTTGGAGATGTGGAAGAATCTAAAACTCCATCCACTTTTAGTGCTTATTGGGGTACAgttgaaaatgaaaatgatgtgGACAATGCAACTATTCCTTCTGAAGTGCACCTGGATACCTATGCACTGGATCCATCTATTTCCCATGATCAACTTTTTACTATTATTGACTTTTCCCCAAGCTGGGCATTTGAAGGTTCAGAAACTAAG ATTCTCATTTATGGACAATTCTTGAGGAGTCTACAGGAAGCTGAACAATGTAAATGGTCTTGCATGTTCGGTGAGGTAGAAGTGCCAGCTAATATCATTGACAATGGTGTTCTTTCTTGTTATACTCCTCCACATAAAACTGGGAGGATTCCTTTCTATGTAACTTGTTCCAATAGGTTAGCATGTAGTGAAATACGAGAATTTGATTTCCGAGACATTTACACTCAAGAAGTCAACAATGCAGCTGAGCAGAGAGAGAGCATTTCTGATAATTTCAGTGTGCGATTTGAAGAGCTGCTGTACATGGGGCATACCTTACCTCAAAACTTCGATCCAATCAGTGTAAGCGAGAAATCTGAACTGAGAAGTAAAATAAGTTCTTTGctgaggaaggaggaggatgattGGGATAAGCTGCTGAAACTTACTCTAGAGAAAGATTTTTCTCCACAAAATGTACAGGAGCATCTGCTTCAAAATCTTTTGAAAGATAAGTTACTTGGGTGGCTCCTTCAAAAAGTCATCGAAGATGGGAAAGGCCCTAATGTATTGGATGAGGGTGGCCAAGGAGTACTTCATCTTGCGGCTGCTCTTGGCTATGATTGGGCCTTACAACCCACAGTAATTGCTGGTGTAAATGTGAACTTCTGCGATGTAAATGGATGGACTGCTCTTCATTGGGCTGCATTCTGTGGCAG GGAGCTCACAGTTGCTTCCCTCATCTCTCTTGGCGCAGCACCTGGGGTGCTGACTGATCCAAGCCCAGAGCATCCTTCTGGTAGAACACCAGCTGACCTGGCTTCTGCAAACGGTcacaaaggaattgcagggtatcTTGCAGAATCTTCAATAAGCGTGCAACTATTATCTCTTGATATGAACAGGGACACGAGAGAAAGTTCTGGATCAAAAGTAGTATACAGAGTCCAACACAATACTACTGAAGTTAATGATGATCGCCTATCATATGAACTGTCACTGAAAGATTCACTGGCAGCAGTGTGTAATGCCAGCCAGGCTGCTGCACGTATTCATGAAGTTTATAGAGTGCAATCTTTCCAAAGAAAACAACTGAAAGAATATGATGATAAATTTGGAATATCTGATGAAGATGCTCTTTCTCTTATAACTGTAAAACCACACAAGGTTGGACAACGCAATGAGCCTGTACATGCAGCTGCAATACGAATCCAGAACAAATTCCGCAGTTGGAAGGGCAGAAAAGAATTTTTGATGATTCGCCAAAGAATAGTTAAAATTCAG GCTCATGTAAGGGGGCACCAGGTTAGGAAGAACTGTGGAAAGATAATTTGGTCAGTTGGAATTTTAGAAAAAGTTATTTTGCGCTGGCGCCGAAAAGGTAGTGGTTTACGTGGATTTAAATTGGAAGATGTTCCCGAGGGAACTATGGTACAAGATACACAGTGCAAGGAGGATGAGTATGATTTCTTGAAAGAAGGCAGAAAGCAAACAGAGGAAAGGTTGCAGAAAGCCCTATCCAGGGTGAAGTCAATGGTTCAGTATCCAGAGGCAAGAGACCAATACCATAGGCTGTTGAATGTTGTAACTGAGATCCAAGAAAACCAG tcaATATATCAAAGCAGTAATTTTCATTCCGTTAAAAATATATCCAAACGTTCTGCTCAAGCTCAACATTGA
- the LOC112734384 gene encoding calmodulin-binding transcription activator 3 isoform X8 has translation MADVKCYVPPNQFNIEQILIEAQRRWLRPAEICEILSNYKMFQIAPEPAHMPPSGSLFLFDRKVLRYFRKDGHNWRKKKDGKTVREAHERLKAGSVDVLHCYYAHGEENENFQRRTYWMLDEELSHIVLVHYREVKATKANFRGAAKENQESLPYAQIDKLPGSTEKEIFLSCSLHPHNYQVPSHTIDTTSMKSTQATEYEEAESALNNYASSEDYSFLETQHPVVEKIPDPYCPPQFINEQEKLCGTPGMNHIMLSQAGKIKDIHNVRLAYEPPQHLGFSMWEYILENNGRSQYMPLQPVLPEIQPDNMGINSNPSLMRSNFTTNITKVNGKENMVQVEGNWQVMNELYEFDPQRSLEQCLIHQDKPKVLMIDDPQEKLLDAKEKIETNRSLDGIDDTNLTLKKALLDGSLAEEGLKKLDSFNQWMSKELGDVEESKTPSTFSAYWGTVENENDVDNATIPSEVHLDTYALDPSISHDQLFTIIDFSPSWAFEGSETKILIYGQFLRSLQEAEQCKWSCMFGEVEVPANIIDNGVLSCYTPPHKTGRIPFYVTCSNRLACSEIREFDFRDIYTQEVNNAAEQRESISDNFSVRFEELLYMGHTLPQNFDPISVSEKSELRSKISSLLRKEEDDWDKLLKLTLEKDFSPQNVQEHLLQNLLKDKLLGWLLQKVIEDGKGPNVLDEGGQGVLHLAAALGYDWALQPTVIAGVNVNFCDVNGWTALHWAAFCGRELTVASLISLGAAPGVLTDPSPEHPSGRTPADLASANGHKGIAGYLAESSISVQLLSLDMNRDTRESSGSKVVYRVQHNTTEVNDDRLSYELSLKDSLAAVCNASQAAARIHEVYRVQSFQRKQLKEYDDKFGISDEDALSLITVKPHKVGQRNEPVHAAAIRIQNKFRSWKGRKEFLMIRQRIVKIQAHVRGHQVRKNCGKIIWSVGILEKVILRWRRKGSGLRGFKLEDVPEGTMVQDTQCKEDEYDFLKEGRKQTEERLQKALSRVKSMVQYPEARDQYHRLLNVVTEIQENQSIYQSSNFHSVKNISKRSAQAQH, from the exons ATGGCTGACGTCAAGTGCTATGTTCCCCCTAATCAATTTA ATATTGAGCAAATTCTTATAGAAGCGCAGCGTCGATGGCTGCGCCCAGCTGAAATTTGTGAAATTCTCAGTAATTATAAAATGTTCCAAATTGCTCCAGAGCCTGCACATATGCCGCCAA GTGGTTCACTTTTCCTGTTTGATCGGAAGGTGCTGAGATACTTTAGAAAGGATGGCCACAACTGGAGAAAGAAAAAGGATGGAAAAACAGTGAGGGAAGCTCATGAGAGACTTAAG GCTGGAAGTGTGGATGTGTTGCACTGCTATTATGCACAcggagaagaaaatgaaaattttcaaagacGCACATACTGGATGCTTGATga GGAACTCTCGCACATTGTTCTTGTCCATTATAGGGAAGTGAAG GCAACTAAGGCAAATTTTAGAGGTGCTGCCAAAGAAAATCAAGAATCTCTTCCTTATGCACAAATTGACAAACTACCAGGTTCCACAGAGAAGGAAATTTTTTTATCATGTAGTCTTCATCCACATAACTACCAGGTTCCATCACATACAATAGATACAAcaagcatgaagagcactcaagCAACAGAATATGAAGAAGCTGAGTCAG CATTGAATAATTATGCAAGTTCAGAAGACTACTCCTTCCTTGAGACACAACACCCAGTTGTTGAGAAGATTCCTGATCCTTATTGCCCGCCACAGTTCATAA ATGAACAAGAGAAGTTGTGTGGCACTCCTGGGATGAATCATATCATGCTCAGTCAAGCTGGCAAAATCAAAGACATTCATAATGTTAGATTGGCATATGAACCCCCACAACACCTTGGCTTTTCAATGTGGGAATATATCTTGGAAAATAATGGGAGAAGTCAATACATGCCTCTTCAACCCGTACTCCCTGAAATCCAACCTGATAACATGGGAATCAATAGCAATCCCTCTCTAATGAGGTCAAATTTCACCACCAATATTACCAAAGTGAATGGGAAAGAAAATATGGTACAAGTTGAAGGAAATTGGCAGGTAATGAATGAGTTATATGAATTTGATCCTCAAAGATCCTTGGAACAGTGTCTTATACATCAAGATAAACCAAAGGTTCTTATGATAGATGACCCTCAAGAAAAACTATTAGATGCAAAAGAGAAGATAGAAACCAATAGAAGCCTGGATGGAATAGATGATACAAATTTAACTCTAAAGAAGGCTCTGTTAGATGGATCCCTTGCAGAAGAGGGTCTGAAGAAGCTTGACAGTTTCAACCAATGGATGAGTAAAGAACTTGGAGATGTGGAAGAATCTAAAACTCCATCCACTTTTAGTGCTTATTGGGGTACAgttgaaaatgaaaatgatgtgGACAATGCAACTATTCCTTCTGAAGTGCACCTGGATACCTATGCACTGGATCCATCTATTTCCCATGATCAACTTTTTACTATTATTGACTTTTCCCCAAGCTGGGCATTTGAAGGTTCAGAAACTAAG ATTCTCATTTATGGACAATTCTTGAGGAGTCTACAGGAAGCTGAACAATGTAAATGGTCTTGCATGTTCGGTGAGGTAGAAGTGCCAGCTAATATCATTGACAATGGTGTTCTTTCTTGTTATACTCCTCCACATAAAACTGGGAGGATTCCTTTCTATGTAACTTGTTCCAATAGGTTAGCATGTAGTGAAATACGAGAATTTGATTTCCGAGACATTTACACTCAAGAAGTCAACAATGCAGCTGAGCAGAGAGAGAGCATTTCTGATAATTTCAGTGTGCGATTTGAAGAGCTGCTGTACATGGGGCATACCTTACCTCAAAACTTCGATCCAATCAGTGTAAGCGAGAAATCTGAACTGAGAAGTAAAATAAGTTCTTTGctgaggaaggaggaggatgattGGGATAAGCTGCTGAAACTTACTCTAGAGAAAGATTTTTCTCCACAAAATGTACAGGAGCATCTGCTTCAAAATCTTTTGAAAGATAAGTTACTTGGGTGGCTCCTTCAAAAAGTCATCGAAGATGGGAAAGGCCCTAATGTATTGGATGAGGGTGGCCAAGGAGTACTTCATCTTGCGGCTGCTCTTGGCTATGATTGGGCCTTACAACCCACAGTAATTGCTGGTGTAAATGTGAACTTCTGCGATGTAAATGGATGGACTGCTCTTCATTGGGCTGCATTCTGTGGCAG GGAGCTCACAGTTGCTTCCCTCATCTCTCTTGGCGCAGCACCTGGGGTGCTGACTGATCCAAGCCCAGAGCATCCTTCTGGTAGAACACCAGCTGACCTGGCTTCTGCAAACGGTcacaaaggaattgcagggtatcTTGCAGAATCTTCAATAAGCGTGCAACTATTATCTCTTGATATGAACAGGGACACGAGAGAAAGTTCTGGATCAAAAGTAGTATACAGAGTCCAACACAATACTACTGAAGTTAATGATGATCGCCTATCATATGAACTGTCACTGAAAGATTCACTGGCAGCAGTGTGTAATGCCAGCCAGGCTGCTGCACGTATTCATGAAGTTTATAGAGTGCAATCTTTCCAAAGAAAACAACTGAAAGAATATGATGATAAATTTGGAATATCTGATGAAGATGCTCTTTCTCTTATAACTGTAAAACCACACAAGGTTGGACAACGCAATGAGCCTGTACATGCAGCTGCAATACGAATCCAGAACAAATTCCGCAGTTGGAAGGGCAGAAAAGAATTTTTGATGATTCGCCAAAGAATAGTTAAAATTCAG GCTCATGTAAGGGGGCACCAGGTTAGGAAGAACTGTGGAAAGATAATTTGGTCAGTTGGAATTTTAGAAAAAGTTATTTTGCGCTGGCGCCGAAAAGGTAGTGGTTTACGTGGATTTAAATTGGAAGATGTTCCCGAGGGAACTATGGTACAAGATACACAGTGCAAGGAGGATGAGTATGATTTCTTGAAAGAAGGCAGAAAGCAAACAGAGGAAAGGTTGCAGAAAGCCCTATCCAGGGTGAAGTCAATGGTTCAGTATCCAGAGGCAAGAGACCAATACCATAGGCTGTTGAATGTTGTAACTGAGATCCAAGAAAACCAG tcaATATATCAAAGCAGTAATTTTCATTCCGTTAAAAATATATCCAAACGTTCTGCTCAAGCTCAACATTGA
- the LOC112734384 gene encoding calmodulin-binding transcription activator 3 isoform X17, which translates to MADVKCYVPPNQFSGSLFLFDRKVLRYFRKDGHNWRKKKDGKTVREAHERLKAGSVDVLHCYYAHGEENENFQRRTYWMLDEELSHIVLVHYREVKATKANFRGAAKENQESLPYAQIDKLPGSTEKEIFLSCSLHPHNYQVPSHTIDTTSMKSTQATEYEEAESVFTALNNYASSEDYSFLETQHPVVEKIPDPYCPPQFINEQEKLCGTPGMNHIMLSQAGKIKDIHNVRLAYEPPQHLGFSMWEYILENNGRSQYMPLQPVLPEIQPDNMGINSNPSLMRSNFTTNITKVNGKENMVQVEGNWQVMNELYEFDPQRSLEQCLIHQDKPKVLMIDDPQEKLLDAKEKIETNRSLDGIDDTNLTLKKALLDGSLAEEGLKKLDSFNQWMSKELGDVEESKTPSTFSAYWGTVENENDVDNATIPSEVHLDTYALDPSISHDQLFTIIDFSPSWAFEGSETKILIYGQFLRSLQEAEQCKWSCMFGEVEVPANIIDNGVLSCYTPPHKTGRIPFYVTCSNRLACSEIREFDFRDIYTQEVNNAAEQRESISDNFSVRFEELLYMGHTLPQNFDPISVSEKSELRSKISSLLRKEEDDWDKLLKLTLEKDFSPQNVQEHLLQNLLKDKLLGWLLQKVIEDGKGPNVLDEGGQGVLHLAAALGYDWALQPTVIAGVNVNFCDVNGWTALHWAAFCGRELTVASLISLGAAPGVLTDPSPEHPSGRTPADLASANGHKGIAGYLAESSISVQLLSLDMNRDTRESSGSKVVYRVQHNTTEVNDDRLSYELSLKDSLAAVCNASQAAARIHEVYRVQSFQRKQLKEYDDKFGISDEDALSLITVKPHKVGQRNEPVHAAAIRIQNKFRSWKGRKEFLMIRQRIVKIQAHVRGHQVRKNCGKIIWSVGILEKVILRWRRKGSGLRGFKLEDVPEGTMVQDTQCKEDEYDFLKEGRKQTEERLQKALSRVKSMVQYPEARDQYHRLLNVVTEIQENQSIYQSSNFHSVKNISKRSAQAQH; encoded by the exons ATGGCTGACGTCAAGTGCTATGTTCCCCCTAATCAATTTA GTGGTTCACTTTTCCTGTTTGATCGGAAGGTGCTGAGATACTTTAGAAAGGATGGCCACAACTGGAGAAAGAAAAAGGATGGAAAAACAGTGAGGGAAGCTCATGAGAGACTTAAG GCTGGAAGTGTGGATGTGTTGCACTGCTATTATGCACAcggagaagaaaatgaaaattttcaaagacGCACATACTGGATGCTTGATga GGAACTCTCGCACATTGTTCTTGTCCATTATAGGGAAGTGAAG GCAACTAAGGCAAATTTTAGAGGTGCTGCCAAAGAAAATCAAGAATCTCTTCCTTATGCACAAATTGACAAACTACCAGGTTCCACAGAGAAGGAAATTTTTTTATCATGTAGTCTTCATCCACATAACTACCAGGTTCCATCACATACAATAGATACAAcaagcatgaagagcactcaagCAACAGAATATGAAGAAGCTGAGTCAG TGTTTACAGCATTGAATAATTATGCAAGTTCAGAAGACTACTCCTTCCTTGAGACACAACACCCAGTTGTTGAGAAGATTCCTGATCCTTATTGCCCGCCACAGTTCATAA ATGAACAAGAGAAGTTGTGTGGCACTCCTGGGATGAATCATATCATGCTCAGTCAAGCTGGCAAAATCAAAGACATTCATAATGTTAGATTGGCATATGAACCCCCACAACACCTTGGCTTTTCAATGTGGGAATATATCTTGGAAAATAATGGGAGAAGTCAATACATGCCTCTTCAACCCGTACTCCCTGAAATCCAACCTGATAACATGGGAATCAATAGCAATCCCTCTCTAATGAGGTCAAATTTCACCACCAATATTACCAAAGTGAATGGGAAAGAAAATATGGTACAAGTTGAAGGAAATTGGCAGGTAATGAATGAGTTATATGAATTTGATCCTCAAAGATCCTTGGAACAGTGTCTTATACATCAAGATAAACCAAAGGTTCTTATGATAGATGACCCTCAAGAAAAACTATTAGATGCAAAAGAGAAGATAGAAACCAATAGAAGCCTGGATGGAATAGATGATACAAATTTAACTCTAAAGAAGGCTCTGTTAGATGGATCCCTTGCAGAAGAGGGTCTGAAGAAGCTTGACAGTTTCAACCAATGGATGAGTAAAGAACTTGGAGATGTGGAAGAATCTAAAACTCCATCCACTTTTAGTGCTTATTGGGGTACAgttgaaaatgaaaatgatgtgGACAATGCAACTATTCCTTCTGAAGTGCACCTGGATACCTATGCACTGGATCCATCTATTTCCCATGATCAACTTTTTACTATTATTGACTTTTCCCCAAGCTGGGCATTTGAAGGTTCAGAAACTAAG ATTCTCATTTATGGACAATTCTTGAGGAGTCTACAGGAAGCTGAACAATGTAAATGGTCTTGCATGTTCGGTGAGGTAGAAGTGCCAGCTAATATCATTGACAATGGTGTTCTTTCTTGTTATACTCCTCCACATAAAACTGGGAGGATTCCTTTCTATGTAACTTGTTCCAATAGGTTAGCATGTAGTGAAATACGAGAATTTGATTTCCGAGACATTTACACTCAAGAAGTCAACAATGCAGCTGAGCAGAGAGAGAGCATTTCTGATAATTTCAGTGTGCGATTTGAAGAGCTGCTGTACATGGGGCATACCTTACCTCAAAACTTCGATCCAATCAGTGTAAGCGAGAAATCTGAACTGAGAAGTAAAATAAGTTCTTTGctgaggaaggaggaggatgattGGGATAAGCTGCTGAAACTTACTCTAGAGAAAGATTTTTCTCCACAAAATGTACAGGAGCATCTGCTTCAAAATCTTTTGAAAGATAAGTTACTTGGGTGGCTCCTTCAAAAAGTCATCGAAGATGGGAAAGGCCCTAATGTATTGGATGAGGGTGGCCAAGGAGTACTTCATCTTGCGGCTGCTCTTGGCTATGATTGGGCCTTACAACCCACAGTAATTGCTGGTGTAAATGTGAACTTCTGCGATGTAAATGGATGGACTGCTCTTCATTGGGCTGCATTCTGTGGCAG GGAGCTCACAGTTGCTTCCCTCATCTCTCTTGGCGCAGCACCTGGGGTGCTGACTGATCCAAGCCCAGAGCATCCTTCTGGTAGAACACCAGCTGACCTGGCTTCTGCAAACGGTcacaaaggaattgcagggtatcTTGCAGAATCTTCAATAAGCGTGCAACTATTATCTCTTGATATGAACAGGGACACGAGAGAAAGTTCTGGATCAAAAGTAGTATACAGAGTCCAACACAATACTACTGAAGTTAATGATGATCGCCTATCATATGAACTGTCACTGAAAGATTCACTGGCAGCAGTGTGTAATGCCAGCCAGGCTGCTGCACGTATTCATGAAGTTTATAGAGTGCAATCTTTCCAAAGAAAACAACTGAAAGAATATGATGATAAATTTGGAATATCTGATGAAGATGCTCTTTCTCTTATAACTGTAAAACCACACAAGGTTGGACAACGCAATGAGCCTGTACATGCAGCTGCAATACGAATCCAGAACAAATTCCGCAGTTGGAAGGGCAGAAAAGAATTTTTGATGATTCGCCAAAGAATAGTTAAAATTCAG GCTCATGTAAGGGGGCACCAGGTTAGGAAGAACTGTGGAAAGATAATTTGGTCAGTTGGAATTTTAGAAAAAGTTATTTTGCGCTGGCGCCGAAAAGGTAGTGGTTTACGTGGATTTAAATTGGAAGATGTTCCCGAGGGAACTATGGTACAAGATACACAGTGCAAGGAGGATGAGTATGATTTCTTGAAAGAAGGCAGAAAGCAAACAGAGGAAAGGTTGCAGAAAGCCCTATCCAGGGTGAAGTCAATGGTTCAGTATCCAGAGGCAAGAGACCAATACCATAGGCTGTTGAATGTTGTAACTGAGATCCAAGAAAACCAG tcaATATATCAAAGCAGTAATTTTCATTCCGTTAAAAATATATCCAAACGTTCTGCTCAAGCTCAACATTGA